The following coding sequences lie in one Heteronotia binoei isolate CCM8104 ecotype False Entrance Well unplaced genomic scaffold, APGP_CSIRO_Hbin_v1 ptg001761l, whole genome shotgun sequence genomic window:
- the LOC132565868 gene encoding folate receptor alpha-like, giving the protein MAARWLWLNLLGVLAVAAVQESLLNMCMNAKHHKEKPGLEDALHNQCSPWKNNSCCTTNTSQEAHNDESYLYNFNWNHCGIMSKECKKHFIQDTCLYECSPNLGPWINLADNSWRKERILNVPLCKEDCEQWWEDCKDQMTCKENWHKGWDWSRGSNRCPLGSPCRPWTLVFPEPKDLCEKIWSSSYQYTTFRRGSGRCIQMWFDPTQGNPNVAVAKYYSRAGRDLAVGLPLTLLFPVLLFLLSV; this is encoded by the exons ATGGCAGCCCGGTGGCTGTGGCTGAACTTGCTGGGCGTCTTGGCGGTGGCGGCAGTGCAGGAATCCCTGCTGAACATGTGCATGAATGCCAAGCACCATAAAGAGAAACCTGGACTAGAAGACGCCCTTCATAATCAG TGTTCCCCGTGGAAAAACAATTCCTGCTGCACAACCAACACCAGCCAGGAGGCGCACAACGATGAGTCGTACCTGTACAACTTCAACTGGAACCACTGCGGCATCATGTCGAAGGAGTGCAAAAAGCACTTTATCCAGGACACCTGTTTGTACGAATGCTCACCCAACCTGGGGCCGTGGATTAACCTG GCCGACAACTCTTGGCGCAAGGAGAGGATCCTGAACGTCCCGCTCTGCAAGGAGGACTGCGAGCAATGGTGGGAGGACTGCAAGGACCAGATGACCTGCAAGGAGAACTGGCACAAAGGCTGGGACTGGTCCAGGG GAAGTAATCGGTGTCCCTTGGGGAGTCCATGCCGGCCCTGGACGCTCGTCTTCCCTGAACCCAAAGACCTGTGCGAGAAGATCTGGAGCAGCTCCTACCAATACACCACTTTCCGGAGGGGCAGCGGCCGCTGCATCCAGATGTGGTTTGACCCCACGCAGGGGAACCCCAATGTGGCGGTGGCCAAGTACTACTCAAGAGCAGGGCGGGACTTGGCTGTCGGTCTGCCCCTGACATTGCTCTTTCCTGTGCTCCTTTTCCTGCTCTCGGTGTAG